The following are encoded together in the Desulfobacterales bacterium genome:
- a CDS encoding alpha/beta fold hydrolase: MATKVSFFSGELEMEGLLTLNRTAKGAVIAHPHPLYGGDMFNPVVQTISEAYEEKGFSTLRFNFRGVGASQGCYDDGVGEAIDIESAAAFIRSKGVSHVDLVGYSFGAWVITKVPPDASRTGRVIFISPPVAFMDMPVSLKIPNLHLVVTGNRDDIAPPNLIKQRLPHWHPDARLEILNSTDHFYGYATDALRKALLMNI, translated from the coding sequence ATGGCGACAAAGGTTTCGTTTTTTTCCGGCGAACTTGAGATGGAAGGGCTTTTAACGCTCAACCGAACGGCTAAGGGCGCGGTCATTGCCCATCCTCACCCGCTCTATGGCGGCGACATGTTTAACCCCGTGGTGCAGACGATTTCAGAAGCTTATGAGGAGAAAGGGTTCAGCACCCTGCGATTCAATTTCAGGGGCGTCGGCGCTAGCCAAGGTTGTTATGATGACGGCGTCGGAGAAGCAATCGACATTGAATCCGCAGCCGCCTTTATCCGCTCAAAAGGGGTATCGCACGTCGATCTGGTCGGTTACTCCTTCGGCGCCTGGGTGATTACCAAAGTGCCGCCCGATGCCTCTCGAACAGGGCGGGTGATATTCATCTCCCCGCCGGTAGCCTTCATGGACATGCCCGTTTCCCTTAAGATTCCCAACCTTCACCTTGTCGTCACCGGGAATAGAGATGATATCGCGCCTCCGAATCTGATCAAACAACGATTACCCCATTGGCACCCCGACGCCCGTCTGGAAATCTTAAACAGCACGGATCATTTTTATGGATATGCAACGGATGCGCTTCGAAAAGCACTTCTGATGAACATTTAG
- the aqpZ gene encoding aquaporin Z, translating to MKKYCAEFIGTFWLVLGGCGSAVLAAAFPNVGIGLLGVSLAFGLTVLTMAFAIGHISGCHLNPAVSVGLWVGGRFPAKDLVPYIIAQVFGAVVAGGVLYLIASGKAGFDVSAGFASNGYGSHSPGEYSFSAALITEIVMTMIFIIVILGATDKRAPQGFAPIAIGLCLTLIHLISIPVTNTSVNPARSTGVAVFVGGWAVAQLWLFWVAPIIGGTLGAAIYRFIGSEEN from the coding sequence ATGAAAAAGTATTGCGCAGAATTTATCGGGACGTTTTGGCTGGTGTTGGGTGGGTGTGGCAGCGCTGTATTGGCCGCTGCATTTCCCAACGTCGGCATCGGTCTTCTGGGTGTTTCACTCGCCTTTGGATTAACTGTTTTGACCATGGCCTTCGCTATCGGGCACATATCCGGTTGTCACCTGAATCCGGCAGTTTCAGTCGGCCTTTGGGTTGGCGGACGTTTCCCGGCCAAAGACTTGGTGCCCTATATCATTGCACAGGTTTTCGGCGCCGTTGTCGCGGGGGGTGTCTTGTATCTTATCGCCAGCGGCAAAGCGGGCTTTGATGTATCCGCAGGGTTTGCTTCAAACGGCTATGGCAGCCATTCCCCTGGCGAGTATAGTTTTTCGGCAGCCTTAATAACTGAAATCGTGATGACCATGATATTTATCATTGTCATTCTCGGAGCGACGGACAAGCGCGCACCACAAGGCTTCGCGCCGATTGCAATCGGTTTGTGCCTGACGCTCATCCATTTGATCAGCATTCCGGTCACAAACACCTCCGTGAATCCGGCACGCAGTACGGGGGTTGCCGTGTTTGTGGGGGGCTGGGCCGTTGCACAGCTTTGGCTTTTCTGGGTGGCCCCTATCATCGGCGGAACCTTGGGCGCTGCGATTTATCGCTTCATCGGTAGCGAAGAAAACTAG
- the amrA gene encoding AmmeMemoRadiSam system protein A, with protein sequence MDKYSHEEKTFLLRTARAMIASSLLTDVSLPETSGKAFPLLLEKRGCFVTLHKKGVLRGCIGTIEAVKPLLSCVKDNALNAAFGDPRFPALTAAELPEIEVEISVLTPPEPLPFSDEQDLKKKLIPGVHGVILTHGRRSATFLPQVWEQLPEVESFLTHLCLKAGLPGKAWLDKETQIKIYQVEYFSE encoded by the coding sequence ATGGACAAGTATTCGCACGAGGAAAAAACCTTCCTTTTACGGACCGCGCGCGCCATGATTGCCTCCTCGCTTTTAACGGATGTTTCATTGCCGGAAACTTCGGGGAAGGCCTTTCCTTTGCTGTTGGAAAAACGAGGTTGTTTTGTGACCCTTCATAAAAAGGGGGTGTTGCGAGGGTGCATCGGTACAATAGAAGCGGTAAAACCCCTTCTGAGCTGTGTTAAGGATAACGCATTGAATGCCGCATTTGGCGATCCGCGATTTCCTGCCTTGACTGCGGCTGAATTACCGGAAATAGAAGTTGAAATCAGTGTATTAACACCCCCTGAACCGCTACCTTTCTCCGATGAACAGGATCTTAAGAAAAAATTGATTCCCGGCGTTCATGGAGTGATTCTTACGCATGGCCGGCGCTCAGCCACATTCTTGCCCCAGGTATGGGAGCAACTCCCCGAAGTGGAGTCATTTTTAACGCATCTTTGTCTGAAAGCGGGCCTGCCCGGCAAGGCTTGGTTAGACAAGGAAACCCAAATAAAAATCTATCAAGTTGAATACTTTTCCGAATAA
- a CDS encoding SurA N-terminal domain-containing protein — translation MLGFMRKKAGSWLIKVIFIAIVIVFVFWGVGSFQEDKANRVASVNGESIGRDAYRRAYNNHLDNLKRRFGDQLTPEMIEKLQIGQQVLQMLINQKLMLQEAKKLNLRVSDQELVETIQSIEAFRSAGIFDNRRYSAMMQQIRMTPEAFEEEQRKDILVDKLRAMVLGGIQVSEGEARAWYDFKNVMVNMDVAPFIPENYKGIEPTEAQLKAFYDENKAAYKTEAEVKVRYFHFKPEEYETKGLVQDSDILAYYEEFQHEFASEKTVEARHILVKVAEDAPEERVAEALNKISNILVEARKGVDFAELAKKYSEGPSKEQGGFLGAFKKDAMVKPFADKAFSMAANEISDPVRTQFGWHIIKVEKVNEASVRSLADATAEIREKLTRKAAREMALEQAESAYDAAFVEGDLGKTAVALKLTVKETDFFNRKGDALSLAEAGKFAGAAFELEDGDISNVLDFDAGFFILQRLETKPEVIQELNTIKADVRLDVIKQLQGEKAKADAEAMLTALKSGADMATEAEKYGIKMFATGFFKRDEMIPQIGFEREIANAAFKLSAENKLAQSVLQGNKGMYLIQLKERKHSGADGFAVEMEKIKAALQEQKEREFFSRWMDQVRAKSEISIDEAFRNI, via the coding sequence ATGCTTGGATTTATGCGGAAAAAGGCTGGTTCATGGCTGATTAAAGTCATTTTTATTGCCATTGTCATCGTGTTTGTTTTCTGGGGTGTCGGGAGCTTTCAGGAAGATAAAGCCAACCGGGTGGCTTCCGTTAATGGGGAGTCTATTGGCCGGGATGCCTATCGGCGGGCTTACAATAATCACCTCGATAATTTAAAACGGCGGTTTGGTGATCAATTGACCCCTGAAATGATCGAAAAGCTTCAGATCGGACAACAGGTCCTCCAGATGTTGATAAATCAGAAACTGATGTTACAAGAAGCCAAAAAATTAAACCTTCGGGTGTCCGATCAGGAGTTGGTGGAGACGATTCAAAGCATCGAGGCTTTTCGCTCGGCCGGCATTTTTGACAATAGGCGGTACTCGGCGATGATGCAGCAGATCAGAATGACTCCCGAGGCCTTTGAGGAAGAGCAACGAAAAGATATTTTGGTTGATAAACTAAGAGCGATGGTGCTGGGTGGAATTCAGGTTTCCGAGGGAGAGGCTAGAGCGTGGTATGATTTTAAAAACGTGATGGTTAACATGGATGTTGCGCCGTTCATTCCGGAAAATTACAAGGGGATAGAGCCGACGGAGGCGCAATTAAAAGCCTTTTATGATGAAAATAAGGCGGCCTATAAAACCGAAGCCGAAGTGAAAGTACGTTATTTCCATTTTAAGCCGGAGGAATACGAAACAAAAGGGTTGGTTCAGGACTCCGATATTTTGGCCTATTATGAGGAGTTTCAACATGAGTTCGCATCCGAAAAAACCGTCGAAGCCCGCCATATTTTAGTTAAGGTTGCAGAAGATGCTCCGGAGGAGAGGGTCGCCGAAGCTTTGAATAAAATATCGAATATTTTGGTGGAGGCCAGAAAAGGGGTCGACTTTGCCGAGCTGGCGAAAAAATATTCCGAGGGGCCCAGCAAGGAGCAAGGGGGATTTTTAGGTGCTTTTAAAAAAGATGCCATGGTTAAGCCATTTGCAGACAAGGCATTTTCAATGGCTGCAAATGAGATCAGCGACCCGGTGCGGACCCAATTCGGTTGGCATATTATTAAAGTGGAAAAAGTGAATGAAGCCTCTGTCCGCTCTTTAGCGGATGCAACTGCGGAGATCCGTGAGAAACTGACCCGAAAAGCCGCGCGGGAAATGGCTCTGGAGCAGGCCGAGTCGGCATACGATGCGGCATTTGTGGAGGGCGATCTGGGAAAAACAGCTGTTGCCTTAAAACTAACGGTCAAAGAAACGGATTTTTTTAACCGGAAAGGTGACGCGCTCTCTCTGGCTGAGGCCGGAAAATTTGCCGGCGCCGCTTTTGAATTGGAAGATGGTGATATCAGTAACGTTCTCGATTTCGATGCCGGCTTTTTTATTCTTCAGCGGCTGGAGACCAAACCCGAAGTGATTCAGGAACTTAATACGATAAAGGCCGATGTAAGGCTTGATGTGATTAAACAGCTTCAGGGAGAAAAGGCCAAAGCCGATGCCGAGGCGATGCTCACAGCGCTTAAGTCGGGGGCGGATATGGCCACGGAAGCTGAAAAGTACGGGATTAAAATGTTTGCAACCGGATTTTTCAAGCGAGACGAGATGATACCCCAGATCGGCTTCGAACGTGAAATCGCTAATGCGGCGTTTAAGCTTTCGGCAGAAAATAAGCTGGCCCAGTCTGTGCTGCAGGGAAACAAGGGGATGTATCTCATTCAATTAAAAGAGCGCAAGCATTCGGGTGCAGACGGCTTTGCCGTGGAAATGGAAAAAATTAAAGCGGCCTTGCAGGAACAAAAGGAACGAGAGTTTTTTAGCCGATGGATGGATCAAGTAAGAGCAAAAAGTGAAATCAGTATTGATGAAGCATTCCGAAATATTTAG
- a CDS encoding transcriptional regulator: MLTIRQQIIAQLEEGEMDVRAVSKSLGIREKDVYDHLLHISRSLANQERKIRITPHRCLSCGFEFKERKRFQRPGRCPKCKKGHLEPALYRIETP; the protein is encoded by the coding sequence ATGCTGACCATTCGACAGCAAATTATCGCGCAGTTGGAAGAAGGCGAGATGGATGTCAGGGCCGTATCCAAGTCCTTGGGCATACGGGAAAAAGATGTTTATGATCATTTGCTTCATATCTCCCGAAGCCTTGCCAATCAGGAAAGGAAAATTCGAATAACCCCGCACCGGTGCCTTTCCTGCGGATTTGAATTTAAGGAGCGAAAGCGTTTTCAGCGGCCCGGACGTTGTCCGAAGTGTAAAAAAGGGCATCTGGAACCGGCCTTGTATCGAATTGAAACACCCTGA
- the mscL gene encoding large conductance mechanosensitive channel protein MscL: protein MNLKQRKESCAMLKEFKEFAMRGNVVDMAVGIIIGAAFGTIVKSLVDEVIMPPIGLLLGSVDFSDLFITLKEGAAVAGPYLTLAAAKEAGAVTLGYGAFFNTIISFLIVAFSVFLLIKGMNKLQRQQAEAVPEPTTKECPHCLSTIPIKATKCAHCTSSL, encoded by the coding sequence ATGAATTTAAAACAAAGAAAGGAGAGTTGCGCAATGTTAAAAGAATTCAAAGAATTTGCAATGCGGGGAAATGTTGTGGACATGGCCGTGGGTATTATTATCGGCGCGGCTTTCGGAACCATTGTCAAATCCCTTGTGGATGAAGTGATCATGCCGCCTATCGGTCTGCTCCTGGGTAGTGTCGATTTCTCGGACCTTTTTATCACCCTCAAGGAAGGCGCGGCAGTCGCCGGTCCTTACCTCACCCTCGCAGCCGCCAAAGAGGCGGGTGCCGTCACATTGGGCTACGGCGCTTTTTTCAACACCATCATCAGCTTCTTGATTGTCGCCTTTTCCGTGTTTCTGCTGATCAAAGGCATGAACAAGCTGCAACGCCAGCAGGCGGAGGCGGTTCCGGAACCGACGACCAAAGAGTGTCCCCACTGCCTTTCCACCATCCCGATCAAGGCGACAAAATGTGCGCACTGCACTTCCAGCTTGTAA
- a CDS encoding DUF481 domain-containing protein encodes MREYIKGKSVSVLLLAVIFVLLICGTVSADEVWLKNGDRLTGKVLSLEAGIIVISTAYAGDVSINWAEVLNLKTEEPIRVVLSDETNVQGRVQPGEGGKISVTADKLDAPVSMDLANVTVINPKPLLRTTLRSNLGASITSGNTDREDFYADVEFVSRTTQNRYTIGGLYRRAESENVKTEDKTMGYMQYDHFFWEKWYAYANTSAEQDDFKDLDLRYNLGAGLGYQFIESERTNLSLEGGVSYVNENYNIGEDDSFTAGRWGLRFDHFLLADSLQFFLYHTGLQSLESADDLVLLNQTGFRVPFYKNLNLTAQMNWDYDKSPSPDKKESDYAYIFSVGYLWGN; translated from the coding sequence ATGAGGGAATATATAAAAGGAAAAAGCGTCTCAGTTCTTTTATTGGCAGTGATTTTTGTTTTGTTGATCTGCGGAACGGTTTCTGCTGACGAGGTGTGGCTCAAAAACGGAGATCGTCTCACAGGCAAAGTGCTATCACTGGAGGCGGGAATTATTGTTATCAGCACGGCCTACGCCGGTGATGTTTCCATTAATTGGGCCGAGGTCTTGAATCTTAAGACGGAAGAACCTATCCGGGTTGTTTTAAGCGATGAAACAAATGTGCAGGGCCGCGTTCAGCCCGGTGAAGGGGGGAAGATCAGTGTAACGGCGGACAAGCTCGACGCGCCAGTATCCATGGATCTTGCAAATGTGACCGTCATTAACCCGAAACCGCTTTTAAGAACGACGTTGAGAAGTAATTTAGGCGCCAGCATTACGTCCGGAAACACGGACAGAGAAGACTTTTATGCCGATGTCGAGTTTGTTTCCCGCACAACCCAAAACCGTTATACGATCGGAGGGTTGTACCGGCGGGCTGAGAGCGAGAATGTTAAAACAGAGGACAAGACCATGGGGTATATGCAATATGATCACTTTTTCTGGGAAAAGTGGTATGCTTATGCCAATACGTCCGCTGAACAGGATGATTTCAAGGATCTTGACCTTAGATATAACTTGGGCGCCGGCCTCGGCTATCAGTTCATTGAGTCCGAACGCACCAATCTTTCTTTGGAAGGCGGCGTGAGCTACGTGAACGAAAATTATAATATCGGTGAGGATGATAGTTTCACGGCAGGAAGGTGGGGACTGCGGTTCGACCATTTCCTCTTGGCCGATTCTCTTCAATTTTTTCTGTACCACACGGGTCTTCAGAGCCTTGAAAGTGCGGACGACCTTGTTCTTTTAAATCAAACCGGCTTTCGTGTTCCATTTTATAAAAACCTGAACCTTACCGCCCAAATGAACTGGGACTATGACAAGAGCCCCTCTCCCGATAAAAAGGAGAGTGATTACGCCTATATTTTCTCTGTTGGTTATCTGTGGGGAAACTGA
- a CDS encoding DUF853 family protein: MNQILIGKGEQPVQLLVKYGNRHGLIAGATGTGKTISLMVLAEGFSRMGVPVFMADVKGDVAGLAMAGIPNEKIQQRVTQIGMAGYANEANPVIFWDVFGTNGHQVRTTISEIGPRLLGRILEINDTQLGVLDIVFKLADDQGLLLLDLDDLRALLGLVADNRKEISKQYGMVSTQSVAAIQRALLSLQMEGGDALFGEPALELNDLLRTDLSGRGIINILVSDQLVLKPRLYSSFLLWLLSELFENLPEVGDLEKPKLVFFFDEAHLLFNDAPPILRQRVDQVVRIIRSKGVGVYFCSQFPDDVPNEILGQLGNRIQHALRAYTPRDQKAVKTAAETFVENPKLNVAEVISQLGVGEALVSTLQEKGVPMPVERTLICPPRCRIGSITPEERTVVRLRSPVSGKYDSPVNRESAHEILSRRTLEKELAVSGGNQVEAEKPHDGKGKFGDWLWGTNRRQGMVETLAKQAARTVGSQIGRQILRGVLGGILGGSRRR, encoded by the coding sequence ATGAACCAGATCCTGATCGGTAAGGGCGAACAGCCGGTTCAATTGCTCGTCAAGTACGGAAACCGCCATGGCCTGATCGCGGGTGCCACCGGTACCGGCAAAACGATTTCTCTCATGGTATTGGCGGAAGGCTTTTCACGAATGGGCGTGCCGGTATTCATGGCGGACGTAAAAGGCGATGTCGCCGGTTTGGCGATGGCAGGTATCCCCAACGAGAAAATTCAGCAGCGGGTGACCCAAATCGGTATGGCAGGCTACGCCAATGAGGCAAATCCGGTGATATTCTGGGATGTGTTCGGCACGAACGGTCATCAAGTGCGCACCACTATCAGCGAAATAGGCCCGAGGCTACTGGGACGGATTTTGGAGATAAACGATACCCAGCTCGGCGTGCTCGATATCGTCTTCAAATTGGCGGATGACCAGGGGCTGCTATTGCTGGACCTTGACGACCTGCGCGCGCTGCTCGGGTTGGTGGCGGACAATCGAAAGGAGATTTCCAAACAATATGGTATGGTAAGCACTCAATCCGTGGCGGCCATACAACGGGCTCTCTTGTCGCTGCAAATGGAAGGCGGGGACGCCTTATTCGGCGAGCCCGCGTTGGAACTTAACGATTTGCTTCGCACCGACCTCAGCGGTCGCGGCATTATTAACATCCTTGTCTCGGATCAACTCGTCTTGAAACCACGGCTGTACTCAAGTTTTCTTCTATGGTTGCTCTCGGAGTTGTTTGAGAACCTGCCCGAAGTGGGCGACCTCGAAAAGCCTAAACTGGTTTTCTTTTTCGATGAGGCCCATCTGCTATTTAACGACGCCCCCCCAATACTGCGCCAGCGGGTGGATCAGGTTGTGCGAATCATCCGCTCCAAGGGCGTTGGGGTGTATTTCTGCTCGCAATTTCCAGATGATGTGCCGAACGAGATTCTGGGTCAACTCGGAAACCGTATTCAGCATGCACTGCGGGCTTATACGCCGCGAGACCAAAAGGCTGTGAAAACCGCTGCGGAAACCTTTGTTGAGAATCCAAAACTAAATGTCGCCGAAGTCATATCACAGCTCGGGGTTGGTGAAGCCCTGGTCTCCACGCTTCAAGAAAAGGGCGTACCGATGCCGGTGGAGCGAACGCTTATTTGTCCGCCACGCTGCCGAATAGGGTCCATCACGCCGGAAGAACGCACGGTGGTCCGGTTGCGCAGCCCTGTCAGCGGCAAGTACGACTCGCCGGTAAATCGCGAGTCGGCCCATGAAATTCTGAGTCGGCGTACTTTGGAAAAAGAACTGGCCGTATCGGGCGGCAATCAGGTTGAAGCCGAAAAACCGCATGACGGCAAGGGGAAGTTTGGTGATTGGCTATGGGGCACCAACCGCCGGCAGGGCATGGTGGAAACCTTGGCCAAGCAGGCTGCCCGCACTGTGGGAAGTCAAATCGGCCGGCAGATTCTACGCGGCGTTTTAGGCGGCATATTAGGCGGATCTCGCCGTCGTTAG